One Pseudomonadota bacterium genomic region harbors:
- a CDS encoding DUF6338 family protein, producing the protein MNIWEIDKLIIFIAFAIPGFISIKVYDLLSPGEWRKSSKQVIDAVTFSCINYALLSWAIYLVEINNWHTAHQYLYAMFYLLVLFFFPVVWAYCWHRLRSTQLFQKNIPHPTGKPWDYVFSRRKWYWIIVTLKDGTKFAGKYGSESFTSSAPEEEQIYLEETWVVNEHGGFERPREQTAGIIIISSEIAAVELFEYISEGGQT; encoded by the coding sequence ATGAATATATGGGAAATTGATAAACTCATCATCTTTATTGCATTTGCTATTCCTGGGTTCATCAGTATCAAGGTGTACGATCTCTTGTCTCCAGGAGAATGGCGAAAATCCTCAAAACAAGTTATAGACGCGGTTACCTTCAGCTGTATCAACTATGCTCTACTCTCATGGGCCATTTATCTGGTTGAGATAAACAACTGGCATACTGCCCATCAATACCTCTACGCGATGTTTTATCTTCTGGTTCTCTTTTTCTTTCCCGTTGTCTGGGCATATTGCTGGCATAGACTACGTTCAACCCAATTATTCCAGAAAAATATTCCTCACCCCACGGGCAAGCCGTGGGATTACGTTTTTAGTCGACGTAAGTGGTATTGGATCATAGTCACGCTCAAAGATGGAACAAAATTTGCGGGAAAGTACGGGAGTGAGTCTTTTACGTCGAGTGCACCAGAAGAGGAGCAAATATATCTGGAAGAAACGTGGGTGGTAAATGAGCATGGAGGATTTGAGCGGCCACGAGAGCAGACAGCGGGAATTATCATAATTTCGAGTGAAATCGCAGCAGTTGAACTTTTTGAATACATTTCAGAAGGAGGACAAACATGA
- a CDS encoding DNA methyltransferase — protein MSKNVLYYGDNLDVLRRHIKEESMDLIYLDPPFKSNQDYNVLFAEQNGSRSAAQIKAFEDTWQWDQIAARAYQETVEMGGNVSRAMQAFRTILGENDMLAYLAMMAPRLLELRRVLKPTGSIYLHCDPTASHYLKMLIDSVFGPTNFRNEIVWQRFGSHNDPKRFGRVTDSILFYSKTDNYVFNPIRGSYSEDHLSKRFRHSDPDGRKFWPNTCLAPGGRGPSYEWHGHVRNWRFTKEHMAELDANGEIYYSARGMPYRKNYLDSLPGQLVQNLWTDIKMTKSGSERLGYQTQKPEALLERVIQASSNEGDIVLDPFCGCGTTIAVAERLKRKWVGIDITQAAIVVIKERLKTRFRDKAEYDVIGEPTTVPDAEALAKQDPYQFQWWALGLVGARPVDQKKGSDKGIDGRLYFHDDPLRGKTKQIILSVKSGHTNVAHVRDLRGVIEREKAEIGVLITLEEPTKHMRAEVAGAGFYDSPWGKRFPRLQILTVSELLDGKGIDYPPPSQVNVTFKKAPEAREGELTEQGELPLKAKRSP, from the coding sequence ATGAGCAAGAATGTTCTTTATTACGGAGATAATTTAGACGTTCTGCGGCGGCACATCAAGGAAGAGAGTATGGATCTTATTTACTTGGATCCTCCTTTCAAGAGCAACCAGGATTACAACGTTCTCTTCGCAGAGCAAAACGGAAGCCGATCGGCCGCCCAGATCAAAGCATTTGAGGATACCTGGCAGTGGGACCAAATAGCGGCTCGTGCATACCAAGAAACTGTGGAAATGGGCGGAAATGTCTCTAGAGCGATGCAAGCCTTCAGAACCATCCTCGGGGAGAACGATATGCTCGCCTATCTTGCCATGATGGCTCCGCGACTGCTAGAGCTCCGGCGTGTGCTTAAACCGACGGGAAGCATCTACCTGCACTGCGACCCCACCGCAAGTCACTATCTGAAGATGCTCATCGATTCGGTCTTCGGTCCGACCAATTTTAGGAACGAAATTGTCTGGCAGCGATTCGGCTCCCACAATGACCCCAAAAGGTTCGGCCGCGTCACTGATTCCATTCTATTTTACTCGAAAACGGATAATTACGTTTTCAATCCCATAAGGGGTTCTTATTCTGAGGACCATCTATCGAAGAGATTCAGGCATTCGGACCCGGATGGTAGGAAGTTCTGGCCAAACACCTGTCTCGCTCCCGGCGGGCGAGGGCCGAGCTACGAATGGCACGGTCACGTGAGGAATTGGAGGTTCACAAAGGAGCACATGGCCGAACTGGACGCAAATGGCGAGATTTACTACAGCGCCCGCGGAATGCCGTATCGCAAGAATTACCTCGACTCTCTTCCGGGACAACTAGTTCAAAATCTATGGACGGACATCAAGATGACCAAGAGTGGCTCGGAACGTCTTGGCTACCAGACCCAAAAACCGGAGGCACTATTAGAAAGAGTCATCCAGGCAAGCAGCAATGAAGGCGACATCGTTTTGGACCCATTTTGTGGCTGTGGAACGACTATCGCCGTAGCCGAGCGACTCAAGCGGAAATGGGTTGGAATCGATATTACTCAAGCAGCCATTGTAGTCATCAAGGAAAGGCTCAAGACTCGATTTCGTGATAAAGCCGAATATGACGTAATAGGTGAACCTACAACGGTTCCAGATGCCGAAGCGCTAGCGAAACAAGACCCATATCAATTTCAATGGTGGGCATTGGGCTTGGTGGGAGCCCGTCCCGTAGATCAAAAGAAGGGGAGCGATAAAGGAATTGATGGACGGCTCTATTTCCACGATGATCCTCTGAGAGGAAAAACGAAACAGATCATTCTATCGGTTAAGTCAGGCCATACAAACGTTGCACATGTCAGAGATCTGCGAGGAGTGATTGAGAGAGAGAAAGCTGAGATTGGGGTTCTAATTACCCTAGAAGAACCAACTAAGCACATGCGAGCTGAGGTTGCGGGTGCAGGGTTTTATGATTCACCTTGGGGCAAGAGGTTTCCACGACTACAAATTCTAACAGTAAGCGAACTCTTGGATGGTAAGGGCATTGATTATCCTCCACCCAGCCAGGTCAATGTAACTTTTAAAAAAGCCCCGGAAGCCCGTGAGGGGGAACTTACAGAGCAAGGGGAACTACCATTAAAAGCGAAAAGATCACCTTAA
- a CDS encoding thermonuclease family protein has protein sequence MRSKNIIMFKKSLPFLVVLILMLLISFSHAQTYTVKRAVDGDTLLLANKERVRLIGVDTPETKHPKKPVQYFGKEASLFTKGMVEGKEVRLEYDWQRRDRYKRILAYVYLLDGTFLNAEIIKQGYGFAYTKFPFKYLEEFRTYEKEARENRRGLWK, from the coding sequence ATGAGATCGAAGAATATAATAATGTTTAAAAAGTCCCTTCCCTTTTTGGTTGTCTTGATCCTCATGCTTCTGATTTCTTTTTCCCATGCGCAAACATATACTGTCAAGAGGGCTGTTGACGGAGACACCCTTCTCCTGGCAAATAAGGAGCGAGTCCGCCTTATTGGGGTAGACACTCCTGAAACCAAGCATCCAAAGAAGCCGGTCCAATACTTTGGTAAAGAAGCCTCTCTCTTCACCAAAGGGATGGTAGAGGGTAAAGAGGTCCGTCTTGAATATGATTGGCAGAGAAGGGACAGATATAAGCGTATCCTTGCGTATGTCTATCTTTTAGACGGTACTTTCCTGAACGCTGAAATTATAAAACAGGGCTACGGGTTTGCCTATACAAAGTTTCCGTTTAAGTATCTGGAAGAGTTTAGAACCTACGAGAAAGAAGCAAGGGAAAACCGTAGGGGGTTATGGAAATGA
- a CDS encoding tyrosine-type recombinase/integrase, translating to MGVYLHHGKWYIDYYYQGKRLRESAGTNKRQALKALSARSGDIVHGKFRIEEVKPTPYFEDFSKQYLEWAKDNHKAWKSMDAVRIRALLTFFKGKRLHQIIPFLIEGYKSLRKDKVKPATINRELTVLSSIFSRAVDWGLLTDHPMKGGKVKKLKEDSLKERILSVDEERSLLEKAQPWIRDRIIVALDTGMRLGEILSLTWDQIDLSGKIISVKHTKTGKERRVLVTERVYRTLISRKEENPQGAMVFPSVKGNSTSRAHTAFKRACDKAGILGLRFHDLRHTCATRLVIGGVDIATVKKILGHSTIRTTERYLHPSSEEDKKAVRVLESVVESSHHMDTKKEIGLKIIPLTT from the coding sequence ATGGGAGTCTACTTACATCATGGTAAATGGTATATCGACTACTACTACCAGGGGAAAAGGCTTCGTGAGTCAGCCGGAACTAACAAGAGGCAAGCCTTAAAGGCACTCAGTGCAAGATCGGGTGATATTGTACACGGAAAATTCAGGATTGAAGAAGTAAAGCCCACACCCTACTTTGAGGATTTCTCCAAACAATATCTTGAATGGGCAAAGGATAATCATAAGGCGTGGAAGAGTATGGATGCTGTTCGCATCCGAGCCCTCTTAACCTTTTTTAAAGGAAAGCGCCTACATCAGATCATACCCTTCTTAATCGAGGGATATAAATCACTCAGGAAGGATAAGGTTAAACCAGCCACAATCAACCGGGAGCTCACTGTTCTATCTTCAATCTTCTCCAGGGCCGTTGATTGGGGACTTCTAACCGACCATCCAATGAAAGGTGGAAAGGTAAAGAAGCTTAAGGAAGACAGCCTCAAAGAAAGAATCCTTTCTGTAGACGAGGAAAGGAGCCTCCTCGAAAAAGCCCAACCATGGATCAGGGACCGCATAATCGTCGCCCTGGATACCGGCATGAGGCTTGGGGAGATCCTATCTCTAACTTGGGATCAAATTGACCTTTCCGGAAAGATAATTTCCGTAAAACACACCAAGACCGGAAAGGAAAGAAGGGTGCTTGTGACCGAGAGAGTCTACAGAACTTTGATCTCCAGGAAAGAAGAAAACCCCCAAGGGGCAATGGTCTTCCCAAGTGTTAAGGGGAATTCTACCTCCAGAGCGCATACAGCATTTAAAAGGGCCTGCGATAAGGCTGGAATCCTCGGCTTACGCTTTCACGACCTGCGTCACACCTGTGCGACAAGGTTAGTTATTGGAGGCGTAGACATTGCCACGGTCAAAAAGATTCTCGGTCATTCAACAATCCGCACAACCGAGAGATATCTACATCCCTCCTCTGAAGAAGACAAGAAAGCTGTCCGTGTATTAGAATCCGTGGTTGAGAGTAGTCACCATATGGACACCAAGAAAGAAATAGGGTTAAAGATAATTCCTCTAACCACTTGA
- a CDS encoding outer membrane protein transport protein has product MNNGMPEQFYYKDWFNTPSIAIGANYQWKKSIEIRAGYMYDKSPVPKKTLGPELPDNTRNIFTLGTTYKKDQFKIDLGYQATFFKRVSSSRSITGPRGTYSNFAHLILLGLTYSR; this is encoded by the coding sequence GTGAATAACGGTATGCCTGAACAATTCTATTATAAAGACTGGTTTAACACCCCGAGCATTGCAATAGGAGCAAATTACCAATGGAAAAAGTCTATAGAGATTAGAGCTGGCTATATGTATGATAAAAGCCCTGTCCCGAAAAAGACACTCGGCCCAGAGCTTCCTGATAATACAAGAAACATATTCACCCTTGGCACAACATACAAAAAAGACCAATTTAAAATAGACTTAGGATATCAGGCTACCTTTTTCAAAAGGGTAAGCTCATCGAGGAGTATCACGGGTCCAAGAGGGACATACAGCAATTTTGCCCATCTGATTCTTTTAGGTTTGACATACAGCAGATGA
- a CDS encoding nucleoside recognition protein: MENLHQTLKRGFLNGLSITYEMVKVIVPFYVAIEFVKHTGFLNTISTLFKPFMSIFGLPGESALGLMAGYFINLYAAIAVITPLQLSPKDMTVIALMLGISHSLPVETGVTKQTGVNAWLLLFARVTFSLLSGVLINILWKLF; this comes from the coding sequence ATGGAAAACCTTCATCAAACCCTAAAAAGAGGCTTTTTAAACGGTCTCTCCATAACATATGAAATGGTGAAGGTTATAGTTCCCTTTTATGTCGCAATCGAGTTTGTTAAACATACCGGTTTCCTTAACACGATAAGTACATTATTTAAACCCTTTATGAGCATATTCGGGCTTCCAGGAGAATCTGCTCTCGGTCTTATGGCAGGTTATTTTATTAATCTTTATGCAGCCATTGCTGTGATTACCCCCCTTCAACTATCCCCCAAGGATATGACTGTAATAGCTCTCATGCTCGGGATATCCCACAGCCTTCCTGTTGAAACAGGGGTTACCAAACAAACAGGCGTGAATGCATGGCTACTGCTTTTTGCAAGGGTCACGTTCAGTCTGCTTTCAGGAGTTTTGATAAATATATTATGGAAATTATTTTAG
- a CDS encoding nucleoside recognition protein, translated as MEIILVALKDSLSLSIKLLLIILPLTISYEFLKHKQSRIERKRFAFIGITGSGLVPLITGIIIGLTYGAGVIIHSIRTSNINKKEAFLILFFLSICHAIIEDTLIFVVIGANGFVLIGFRFFLAIILTYLIYRSKLLNN; from the coding sequence ATGGAAATTATTTTAGTAGCTCTCAAGGATTCTCTAAGTTTATCCATAAAGTTACTCTTAATCATACTGCCCCTCACAATCTCATATGAATTTTTGAAGCACAAACAGTCCCGGATTGAAAGAAAACGTTTTGCCTTTATCGGCATCACAGGTAGTGGGCTTGTCCCTCTTATTACAGGTATTATCATAGGACTCACATACGGGGCGGGTGTAATCATCCATTCTATACGAACTTCCAATATAAACAAGAAAGAGGCCTTTCTTATACTCTTCTTCCTTTCCATATGTCACGCAATCATAGAAGACACCTTGATCTTTGTGGTTATCGGTGCAAATGGGTTTGTATTGATAGGTTTTAGATTTTTCCTTGCTATTATTCTTACTTACCTGATATACAGGAGTAAGTTACTGAATAATTAA
- the hisS gene encoding histidine--tRNA ligase, with amino-acid sequence MEKIKTLRGFRDILGEEIDRFKQIEDVSRKYLALLGFVEIETPVLERTELFVRSIGDTTDIVEKEMFTFIDIGGDSLTLRPEATAGMVRAYLQAGMYAKERVSKIFSVGPMFRHERPQKGRFREFHQIDVEVFGIDNPLIDAELLWMISLILHELGVGVGSYGIEINSVGCPGCREAFKKVLVSYFETKKNELCEDCIRRLQRNPLRIFDCKNTQCIEVSQKSPLLFDFLCTTCKEHFDMLLKHLEGFHVTYTINKRLVRGLDYYTKTVFEVTSDELGAQKAFIAGGRYDNLVEEMGGPKTPGYGFAIGVERLALLTKVEVVPKQPSYFFAYVGERAKAYLVPLVHSFVREGLSLSYSYEGKSLKSQMRYADSLHADFVFILGDEEIDKNIIILRDMRNKMQFELPLEPLELPREVKRLIIQ; translated from the coding sequence ATGGAAAAAATCAAGACATTGAGGGGATTTAGAGACATTCTTGGTGAGGAAATCGATAGGTTTAAACAGATAGAGGATGTATCAAGAAAATATCTCGCCCTTTTAGGTTTTGTGGAGATTGAAACACCTGTGCTTGAAAGAACAGAGCTTTTTGTAAGAAGCATTGGGGATACAACTGATATTGTGGAAAAGGAGATGTTTACTTTTATTGACATAGGTGGAGACTCGCTTACACTCAGGCCTGAGGCAACTGCAGGTATGGTACGGGCGTATCTGCAGGCAGGTATGTATGCAAAGGAAAGGGTTAGTAAGATATTTTCTGTAGGTCCTATGTTCAGGCATGAAAGGCCACAGAAGGGCAGGTTTAGGGAATTTCACCAGATAGATGTTGAGGTTTTCGGTATAGATAACCCGTTAATCGATGCAGAACTTTTATGGATGATCTCTTTGATACTCCATGAGCTTGGTGTGGGTGTGGGTAGCTATGGGATTGAGATAAACAGTGTAGGTTGCCCGGGATGCAGGGAAGCGTTTAAAAAGGTACTTGTCTCTTATTTTGAAACAAAAAAAAATGAATTATGCGAGGACTGTATAAGGCGCCTTCAGCGAAATCCATTACGAATATTTGATTGTAAAAACACACAATGTATTGAGGTGAGCCAGAAGTCACCTTTGCTTTTTGATTTCCTTTGTACAACATGCAAGGAACATTTTGATATGCTTTTAAAGCACCTGGAAGGATTCCATGTCACATATACTATCAACAAAAGACTTGTAAGGGGCCTTGATTATTACACAAAGACGGTTTTTGAAGTAACATCAGATGAACTCGGGGCACAGAAAGCCTTTATAGCAGGAGGAAGGTACGATAACCTTGTTGAGGAGATGGGCGGCCCCAAGACTCCTGGATATGGTTTTGCAATAGGAGTGGAAAGGCTTGCTTTACTTACAAAGGTGGAAGTAGTGCCAAAGCAACCTTCCTATTTTTTCGCTTATGTCGGTGAAAGAGCAAAGGCATATCTTGTACCGTTGGTGCATAGTTTTGTCAGAGAAGGTTTATCATTAAGCTATTCCTATGAGGGGAAGTCTCTAAAATCACAGATGCGATATGCAGATAGCTTACACGCAGACTTTGTATTTATTCTCGGCGATGAAGAGATAGATAAGAACATAATAATCTTAAGGGATATGAGAAACAAAATGCAGTTTGAACTCCCTCTGGAACCCTTAGAACTCCCCCGGGAAGTAAAGAGATTAATTATTCAGTAA
- a CDS encoding bifunctional dihydroorotate dehydrogenase B NAD binding subunit/NADPH-dependent glutamate synthase, which produces MARELKLNEIVEKLELAPSVTLFKLYVPDIAKKVKPGQFVVLRADDYAERIPLTVVDFNREEGVIMVIFQAVGSSTRKLEKFEQGQAILDVVGPLGKPSHIEKFGTVVCVGGGVGVAPVYPIAKALFEAGNEVISIIGARSKEMLILEEEMKAVSHKLYVTTDDGSYGHHGFVTDILKKLIEEKTRINLVIGIGPVIMMKAVADVTRPHNLKTIVSLNTIMVDGTGMCGCCRATIGNETKFVCVDGPEFDGHQVNFNELILRQKMYNREERRALWDHQCKLEFQAKQLKKTKVRERMPEQDPKLRIQNFNEVALGYTRENAIREASRCLSCKNMPCVEGCPVNITIPAFVKKVKEGDFMGAIHIIKETNSLPAVCGRVCPQETQCESKCVLGKKGQPIAIGRLERFAADYELQHGDVRVPELPKPTGKKVAVIGAGPAGLAVAGELSKKGHEVTVFEALHKAGGVLVYGIPEFRLPKSIVQREVDYVAKLGAKIKVDTIVGQTVTLDELFTQGYDAVFIGTGAGLPYFLNIPGENLNGVYSANEFLTRSNLMKAYLFPEYDTPVRVGNKVAVIGGGNVAMDSARVSRRLGAEHVYLIYRRSRDEMPARAEEAHHAQEEGIDFRLLTNPVRIVGDDKGWVKGIECVKMELGEPDASGRRRPVEIKGSNHIIDVDVVIVAIGQGPNPILTQSTEGLKLRKTGNIEADTETGKTSRKGVFAGGDIVTGAATVILAMGAGRKAAAAIDEYLKTGNW; this is translated from the coding sequence ATGGCAAGAGAACTTAAACTTAATGAAATAGTTGAGAAACTTGAGCTGGCGCCGTCAGTTACACTTTTTAAACTCTATGTGCCGGATATAGCGAAAAAGGTAAAACCCGGGCAGTTTGTGGTTTTAAGGGCAGACGATTATGCGGAGCGGATACCATTAACTGTGGTAGACTTCAATAGGGAAGAAGGTGTTATAATGGTTATATTTCAGGCAGTTGGTTCTTCAACCCGCAAACTGGAGAAATTTGAGCAAGGTCAGGCGATTTTAGATGTGGTCGGCCCATTGGGCAAACCGAGCCACATTGAAAAATTCGGGACAGTCGTCTGTGTCGGAGGTGGTGTTGGTGTTGCCCCTGTATACCCGATTGCAAAAGCACTTTTTGAGGCAGGAAATGAGGTTATTTCTATTATTGGTGCCCGTAGTAAAGAGATGCTTATACTTGAAGAGGAGATGAAGGCAGTAAGCCATAAGCTTTATGTCACAACAGATGATGGGTCTTACGGTCATCACGGTTTTGTGACGGATATCCTAAAAAAACTGATAGAAGAAAAGACAAGGATTAACCTTGTGATCGGGATTGGTCCGGTAATCATGATGAAGGCTGTGGCTGATGTGACCCGTCCCCATAATTTAAAGACAATAGTAAGCCTCAATACTATTATGGTTGATGGTACAGGTATGTGCGGTTGCTGCCGGGCTACGATCGGTAATGAGACCAAATTTGTGTGCGTGGACGGTCCGGAATTTGACGGGCATCAGGTTAATTTCAATGAACTGATATTGCGTCAGAAGATGTACAACCGCGAGGAACGGCGTGCACTATGGGACCATCAGTGCAAATTGGAATTTCAGGCAAAACAGTTAAAGAAGACAAAGGTTAGAGAACGTATGCCTGAACAGGATCCAAAACTCAGGATTCAAAACTTTAACGAGGTGGCATTAGGATACACCCGGGAAAATGCGATTCGTGAAGCCTCCCGGTGCCTTAGTTGTAAGAACATGCCGTGTGTTGAAGGTTGCCCTGTAAATATAACTATCCCTGCTTTCGTAAAGAAGGTTAAAGAAGGCGACTTCATGGGCGCCATCCATATAATCAAAGAAACGAACAGCCTGCCAGCTGTATGCGGCCGCGTCTGTCCTCAGGAAACACAGTGTGAGAGTAAGTGTGTACTCGGGAAGAAGGGTCAGCCCATTGCAATCGGCCGCCTGGAGCGCTTCGCCGCTGATTATGAGTTACAGCATGGTGATGTTCGTGTTCCAGAGCTTCCTAAACCTACGGGAAAAAAGGTGGCGGTTATTGGTGCCGGCCCTGCAGGTTTAGCCGTTGCGGGAGAATTATCGAAAAAAGGACACGAAGTAACAGTTTTTGAAGCACTTCATAAGGCAGGTGGTGTTCTGGTCTATGGAATTCCTGAGTTCCGTTTGCCGAAGAGCATTGTTCAGCGGGAAGTAGATTATGTTGCAAAACTTGGAGCAAAGATAAAGGTTGATACGATTGTTGGCCAGACCGTGACACTGGACGAGCTTTTCACTCAGGGATATGATGCTGTTTTTATAGGTACCGGTGCTGGATTGCCTTATTTTCTGAACATACCCGGGGAGAACCTGAATGGTGTGTATTCTGCGAATGAATTCCTTACCCGTTCAAACCTGATGAAGGCCTATCTATTCCCTGAATATGACACCCCTGTGAGGGTAGGAAACAAGGTGGCTGTTATAGGTGGCGGTAACGTAGCTATGGACTCAGCAAGGGTTTCACGAAGATTAGGGGCTGAGCATGTGTATTTGATCTATCGCCGTTCTCGTGATGAGATGCCTGCAAGGGCAGAAGAGGCCCACCATGCACAAGAAGAGGGTATCGATTTCAGGCTGCTTACAAACCCGGTTAGAATTGTCGGTGATGACAAGGGATGGGTGAAGGGCATCGAATGTGTGAAGATGGAGCTTGGTGAACCTGATGCTTCAGGCAGAAGAAGACCTGTTGAAATTAAGGGTTCAAACCATATAATTGACGTGGATGTGGTAATCGTTGCAATTGGACAGGGCCCGAACCCGATCTTGACCCAGAGCACAGAAGGGTTAAAATTGAGGAAGACAGGCAATATCGAGGCTGATACGGAAACAGGTAAAACGAGTCGAAAAGGCGTATTCGCCGGTGGTGACATAGTGACCGGGGCTGCAACTGTTATTCTGGCCATGGGTGCAGGGAGAAAGGCAGCGGCGGCAATAGATGAATATCTGAAGACAGGAAATTGGTAA
- a CDS encoding response regulator translates to MGEVANILVIDDEKGIREGCRRILAPEGYAVDTAEDGKAGLEMVKTKPYDLLLVDLMMPVMGGLELMEQVRQFDPEVIMIVITGFATIETAVDAMKHGAYDYIPKPFTPDQLLAVVSRGLEKRRLRLQAKRLMEERDQKLLEVVNEKSKIHTIVNSMADGILVINREHQLVLWNPAAIRMLNLDEQLETGKDIGAIIPQHALVEIINKAFSPDSLRYTTISEEIELPQLESRALMVNVSVIRDESGQELGVVSTLRDITGLKEIDQIKSQFVSMVTHELRAPVSAIEGYLAAYLTGAAGNDPQMNRQMLERAKQRAHSLLELVNDLLQFSRLESKRVERKKELLNISGIITNTVELLKNQGEAKEIQFQVDVPESLPLIEADRSEMEQLFTNLISNAIKYNVKRGKVLVSAKPNKNFLDIKVTDTGIGIDEENLPYIFDEFYRVSGPKTRYTTGTGLGLTIVKKIVESHFGRIEVDSKVDKGTTFTIKFPIKKRE, encoded by the coding sequence ATGGGTGAAGTAGCAAACATCTTAGTTATTGATGATGAAAAAGGGATCCGCGAAGGGTGCCGTAGAATTTTAGCGCCTGAGGGTTATGCTGTGGATACAGCCGAGGATGGTAAGGCAGGGCTGGAGATGGTTAAAACCAAGCCATACGACCTCTTGCTGGTTGACCTTATGATGCCTGTAATGGGTGGATTGGAATTGATGGAGCAGGTAAGACAGTTTGATCCAGAAGTTATTATGATCGTTATTACCGGATTTGCTACGATAGAAACCGCCGTGGATGCAATGAAGCACGGTGCATATGATTATATCCCGAAGCCCTTTACCCCTGACCAGTTACTGGCGGTTGTGAGCCGTGGCCTGGAAAAGAGGCGTTTGCGTCTCCAGGCGAAGCGCCTTATGGAGGAAAGGGATCAAAAGCTGCTTGAAGTGGTCAATGAGAAGTCGAAGATACATACAATAGTAAATTCAATGGCTGATGGTATTCTGGTTATAAACCGGGAGCACCAGCTTGTGTTATGGAACCCTGCAGCAATCAGGATGCTTAACCTGGACGAACAGCTGGAAACGGGTAAAGATATAGGTGCAATTATTCCCCAACATGCTTTAGTTGAAATTATTAATAAGGCCTTTTCTCCTGATTCATTACGTTACACAACCATTTCTGAGGAGATAGAGTTGCCCCAGTTAGAATCACGAGCCCTGATGGTCAACGTGTCGGTTATAAGGGATGAAAGCGGACAGGAGTTAGGTGTTGTAAGTACTTTACGGGATATAACAGGTTTGAAGGAGATTGATCAGATAAAGTCACAGTTTGTATCGATGGTTACTCACGAGTTACGGGCACCTGTGTCGGCTATTGAGGGGTATCTTGCGGCATATCTGACCGGTGCAGCTGGAAATGACCCACAGATGAATCGTCAGATGCTCGAACGGGCAAAACAACGAGCCCATTCTTTGCTTGAACTGGTAAATGATCTATTGCAGTTCAGCCGTTTAGAATCTAAACGGGTTGAGCGAAAGAAGGAATTGCTGAATATTTCAGGTATCATCACAAATACAGTGGAGTTGTTGAAAAACCAGGGTGAGGCTAAGGAAATTCAGTTTCAGGTGGATGTCCCTGAGTCTTTGCCCCTTATCGAGGCTGACCGGTCTGAAATGGAGCAATTATTTACCAATCTCATCTCCAATGCGATTAAATATAACGTGAAACGGGGTAAGGTATTGGTGAGTGCCAAACCGAATAAAAATTTTTTGGATATCAAGGTTACAGATACCGGTATCGGAATTGATGAAGAGAATCTTCCTTACATTTTTGATGAGTTTTATAGGGTATCTGGACCCAAGACAAGATATACAACAGGGACGGGTCTGGGGCTGACAATTGTAAAAAAGATTGTGGAATCACATTTTGGCCGTATTGAAGTGGATAGCAAGGTAGATAAGGGTACCACCTTCACAATTAAGTTTCCGATTAAAAAGAGGGAATAA